Proteins co-encoded in one Marinobacter gudaonensis genomic window:
- a CDS encoding TRAP transporter large permease has translation MGEIGTVMVVGLVVLLALGVPIAFTIGLLAAVGLWMAEVNPMILPQQLIAGSNVTSLLAIPGFILAGEVMSAGGLSRRLVRVAETCFGHLTGGLSMSTVAAGTFFGAISGSAPATTAAVGSIMIDEMESRGYQRGYAAALATAVGPLGQMIPPSIPMVIWGVLAEESIAKLFLAGIIPGLIAAAGFCVVSVLYARFHGVEREKRATGREFLHALKDGVWALLAPVVILGGIYSGMFTPTEAAMVGVLYSAIVGVFLYRDLDWKTLPAILMSSMRTTGVIMFIVAVAYGFAWVMASEQIPAQLTRALLTLTDNPILLLLIVNVMLLLLGAVMDNISAMVILSGVLIGLGQQIGLEPIQLGAMVVINFAVGMVTPPVGYSIFVASSISGLRVETVARHIWPFMLVLIAVVALVAYVPAVTLWLPETFG, from the coding sequence ATGGGTGAAATCGGTACTGTCATGGTGGTCGGGCTGGTGGTTCTACTGGCCCTTGGCGTTCCAATTGCCTTCACCATCGGGTTGCTGGCTGCCGTTGGCCTGTGGATGGCCGAGGTCAATCCAATGATTCTGCCGCAGCAGCTCATCGCCGGCAGCAACGTCACCAGCCTGCTGGCCATTCCGGGCTTTATCCTGGCCGGCGAGGTGATGAGTGCCGGCGGCCTGTCCCGGCGCCTGGTTCGGGTGGCGGAAACCTGTTTTGGCCATCTCACCGGCGGTCTTTCCATGTCTACCGTGGCCGCCGGCACCTTCTTCGGCGCCATTTCCGGCTCCGCACCGGCAACCACCGCGGCGGTAGGCTCGATCATGATCGACGAGATGGAAAGTCGGGGCTATCAGCGCGGCTACGCGGCGGCACTGGCCACCGCCGTGGGCCCGCTCGGGCAGATGATTCCGCCCTCCATTCCCATGGTGATCTGGGGCGTGCTCGCCGAAGAATCCATTGCCAAGCTGTTCCTGGCCGGCATCATTCCCGGCCTTATTGCCGCCGCCGGTTTTTGTGTGGTGAGCGTGCTGTACGCGCGTTTTCACGGCGTGGAGAGGGAAAAACGCGCCACCGGCCGGGAGTTCCTGCACGCGCTGAAAGATGGCGTGTGGGCATTGCTGGCGCCCGTGGTCATCCTGGGCGGCATCTACAGCGGCATGTTCACGCCCACCGAGGCGGCCATGGTCGGCGTTCTCTACAGCGCCATCGTGGGCGTGTTCCTCTACCGGGATCTGGACTGGAAAACCCTGCCGGCCATCCTGATGAGTTCCATGCGAACCACCGGCGTCATCATGTTCATCGTGGCCGTGGCCTACGGCTTTGCCTGGGTCATGGCCAGCGAGCAGATTCCCGCCCAACTGACCCGGGCCCTGCTGACCCTCACGGACAATCCGATCCTGCTGCTGCTGATCGTCAACGTCATGCTCCTGTTGCTGGGCGCGGTGATGGACAACATTTCCGCCATGGTGATCCTCAGTGGCGTGCTCATTGGCCTTGGCCAACAGATTGGCCTGGAGCCGATCCAGCTGGGTGCCATGGTGGTGATCAACTTTGCCGTGGGCATGGTCACACCGCCGGTCGGCTACTCCATTTTCGTCGCCTCCAGCATCAGTGGCCTACGCGTGGAAACCGTGGCCCGGCATATCTGGCCCTTCATGCTGGTGTTGATCGCCGTGGTGGCCCTGGTGGCCTACGTTCCGGCGGTAACCCTCTGGCTGCCGGAGACCTTCGGCTGA
- a CDS encoding TRAP transporter small permease: MYQYLDKFGLGLAFGSQVIGAVTALVMIISLLLGVFYRYVLGDALVWSDEVAALAFTWTVFLFASALVRTGGHVRVTLLVDALPPLLGELVERGILVLVLALGLVMLWTGWNFAEFTSGQVSPAVRYPIWLESAAVPVGGALIGIHALILLVRPRPIHSSAEQTHG, translated from the coding sequence ATGTATCAGTATCTGGACAAGTTCGGCCTGGGCCTGGCCTTCGGGTCCCAGGTGATCGGTGCGGTAACTGCCCTGGTCATGATCATCAGCCTGTTACTGGGTGTTTTTTATCGGTACGTGCTGGGTGATGCGCTGGTGTGGAGTGATGAGGTCGCAGCCCTGGCCTTCACCTGGACGGTCTTTCTCTTCGCCAGCGCCCTGGTTCGCACCGGTGGCCATGTTCGGGTAACCCTGCTGGTCGACGCCTTGCCACCGCTTCTTGGCGAGCTGGTTGAGCGGGGTATCCTGGTACTGGTATTGGCTCTGGGGTTGGTGATGCTCTGGACTGGCTGGAACTTTGCCGAGTTTACCAGCGGGCAGGTGTCACCCGCAGTCCGTTATCCAATCTGGCTGGAGAGCGCCGCGGTACCCGTTGGTGGTGCCCTGATCGGTATTCACGCCCTGATCCTGCTGGTTCGGCCACGGCCGATCCATTCTTCCGCGGAGCAAACCCATGGGTGA
- a CDS encoding TRAP transporter substrate-binding protein, whose product MKLIPRKSIATALLLCAATVSQAQTTIKLGWTTADSKVDPYAIAAHYFAEELEAAAPGEFNVQFYPNHQLGNDTAMLQAMQFGTMDAGVITGTQVGTLDSAFQLNDLPFLYANNAQAHKVLDGEVGKTLMAKLDSKGIIGLGFPEAGFRHTINNKRPIKTPEDFNGVKLRVQPSDLFIASFRAIGANPVPMAWSDVFTAVQQGTVDGLEIPLPVIYANKYPEVTSYLSLTSHTYNALALLMSKQTFNKLSADTQEKVRQAARRAIDRQRETVAANNGEVLEQIKAAGMTVNEVDDINAFRNKVSGVYDEYRGKIGSDIVDTALKQVSE is encoded by the coding sequence ATGAAACTGATCCCTCGCAAGTCCATTGCCACCGCCCTGCTGCTCTGTGCTGCCACGGTCAGCCAGGCCCAGACCACCATCAAACTGGGCTGGACCACCGCCGACAGCAAGGTGGACCCCTACGCCATCGCCGCCCACTATTTTGCCGAGGAGCTGGAGGCGGCCGCACCGGGTGAATTCAATGTGCAGTTCTATCCCAACCATCAGCTGGGTAACGACACCGCCATGCTGCAGGCCATGCAGTTTGGCACCATGGATGCCGGCGTGATCACCGGTACCCAGGTAGGCACGCTCGACTCCGCCTTCCAGCTCAACGACCTGCCGTTCCTCTACGCCAACAATGCCCAGGCCCACAAGGTACTGGACGGCGAGGTGGGTAAAACGCTGATGGCCAAACTCGATTCCAAGGGCATCATCGGGCTGGGTTTTCCGGAGGCCGGCTTTCGCCACACCATCAACAACAAACGCCCGATAAAGACCCCGGAGGACTTCAACGGCGTGAAACTGCGCGTTCAGCCCAGCGACCTGTTTATCGCCAGCTTCCGCGCCATCGGCGCCAACCCGGTGCCCATGGCCTGGAGTGACGTGTTCACCGCCGTGCAACAGGGCACCGTGGACGGCCTGGAAATTCCCCTGCCGGTTATCTATGCCAACAAATACCCCGAGGTCACCAGCTACCTGTCGCTGACCAGCCATACCTACAACGCCCTGGCGTTGCTGATGTCCAAACAGACCTTCAACAAGCTGTCCGCCGATACCCAGGAAAAGGTCCGTCAGGCCGCCAGGCGCGCCATAGACCGCCAGCGGGAGACGGTAGCCGCCAACAACGGCGAGGTGCTTGAGCAGATCAAGGCCGCCGGAATGACCGTTAATGAGGTGGACGATATCAACGCCTTCCGCAACAAGGTTTCCGGCGTCTACGACGAGTACCGCGGCAAGATCGGCTCGGACATCGTTGATACCGCACTCAAGCAGGTGAGTGAATAA
- a CDS encoding polysaccharide deacetylase family protein, translating to MAVNLNIAYEMWTPGACSSVNPMGNVLSGDRIDPNADSYGRYNANAGARRLFDIAERHGVAASVFTSGRVAEHHAGELKRRADVGHEIIGHSYGQDMLFPYLSEDEVEDNIATSTRLLEQATGRRPRGWISPRITSDLAVQQRLARHGYQWHGDALDDDVPYLQQFDDSEILAIPFTIDFNDLPHAMRFGRTPAQFVDMFYLTVDKLLASNRETLILDVIVHGHCYGRPAGAWAFEDIVRRCVDQPGVWVTTRGQIFDYVRPFFDD from the coding sequence TTGGCCGTTAACCTGAACATCGCCTATGAGATGTGGACACCCGGGGCCTGCTCCAGTGTGAACCCTATGGGCAACGTGCTGTCCGGCGACCGGATTGACCCCAACGCCGACAGTTACGGCCGCTATAACGCCAATGCCGGAGCCAGGCGATTATTCGATATTGCCGAACGCCACGGCGTCGCCGCCAGCGTGTTTACCTCCGGTCGCGTGGCCGAACATCATGCCGGAGAGCTGAAGCGGCGAGCAGACGTTGGCCACGAGATCATCGGCCACAGCTACGGCCAGGACATGCTGTTTCCCTACCTGTCTGAAGACGAGGTTGAAGACAACATTGCCACCTCCACACGTCTGCTCGAGCAGGCCACCGGCCGGCGGCCCCGGGGCTGGATCAGCCCGAGGATCACATCGGATCTAGCGGTTCAGCAGCGTCTGGCGCGGCATGGTTACCAGTGGCACGGCGATGCCCTCGATGACGATGTGCCCTACCTGCAGCAGTTCGACGACAGTGAGATCCTGGCCATTCCCTTTACCATCGACTTCAACGACCTGCCCCACGCCATGCGCTTCGGCCGGACCCCCGCGCAGTTCGTGGATATGTTCTACCTCACGGTGGACAAGCTGCTGGCCAGTAACCGGGAAACCCTGATCCTGGATGTGATTGTACACGGCCACTGTTACGGCCGCCCGGCCGGGGCCTGGGCGTTCGAGGACATTGTCCGGCGCTGCGTGGATCAGCCGGGCGTGTGGGTAACCACCAGGGGACAGATCTTCGATTATGTGAGACCATTTTTCGACGACTGA
- a CDS encoding VRR-NUC domain-containing protein, producing the protein MAVRNPTHRPSGTADLNNPLYYLENMETVVDWVYRHHPDLLTPAEGDRLADFARLTVPARALLTRMVMRSGELFRTDKLHYPELGAPASQALAELAGTGWLDAEPSVSLDDLFRLFTLAELRPVFADTLKGAGAPPSLPKAQMRETLRARFPDARSIEDWLGAGQPGVVKLNTMALFDRIRLMFFGNLRQTWSDFVLVELGHQRYETVPFTPESRAFQHRAEVDLYLTMHQCRQWLDDGLPAREVWPEVPPPSDNAWLASRRDRLLLELGRQAERQGDRELALKALSESSHREARLKQLRLLERMKRFGQAWEIAIAWDAQDLSDAENQGLARILRRLAPKVGGPAPVRTDSPTLRETVLTLPRPEAGSVEHAVQQHLSRPDAPAYYVENTLINGLFGLLCWQTIFAPVPGAFFHPFHVGPADLTREDFVSRRRLALEQAFGYLQDGSYRQRILENYRAKYGISNPFVVWPVLTEDLLEVALDCLPAVDLEKLFRRLLRNIREHRSGLPDLIRFFPNRNDGQKRYELIEVKGPGDRLQDHQIRWLEFFSVEGIPASVCYVRWQDSEAPE; encoded by the coding sequence ATGGCAGTACGGAACCCGACCCATCGACCATCGGGTACCGCAGATCTGAACAATCCGCTGTACTACCTCGAGAACATGGAGACCGTGGTGGACTGGGTGTACCGTCATCACCCGGACCTGCTCACCCCGGCGGAAGGTGACCGGCTGGCGGACTTTGCCCGATTGACGGTGCCGGCCCGGGCCCTGTTGACCCGGATGGTGATGCGCTCGGGTGAATTGTTCCGCACCGACAAGCTGCATTACCCGGAGCTTGGCGCGCCGGCGTCGCAGGCGCTGGCCGAGCTGGCTGGCACCGGCTGGCTGGACGCCGAACCGTCGGTGAGCCTGGATGACCTGTTCAGGCTGTTCACCCTGGCCGAACTGCGCCCTGTTTTCGCCGACACCCTCAAAGGCGCCGGCGCGCCTCCCTCCCTCCCTAAAGCCCAGATGCGTGAGACGTTACGCGCCCGGTTTCCCGATGCGAGGTCTATTGAAGACTGGCTGGGTGCGGGTCAGCCAGGCGTTGTGAAGCTGAACACCATGGCCCTGTTCGATCGGATCCGCCTGATGTTTTTCGGCAATCTGCGCCAGACCTGGTCGGATTTCGTCCTCGTGGAGCTGGGCCACCAGCGCTATGAAACCGTCCCTTTTACTCCGGAGTCCCGGGCGTTCCAGCACCGGGCCGAAGTGGACCTGTACCTGACCATGCACCAGTGTCGGCAATGGCTGGATGACGGGCTGCCCGCCCGGGAGGTGTGGCCAGAGGTGCCGCCACCCTCAGACAACGCCTGGCTGGCCAGCCGCCGAGACCGCCTGTTGCTGGAGCTGGGCCGACAGGCCGAGCGCCAGGGCGATCGGGAACTGGCCCTTAAGGCCCTGTCCGAAAGCAGCCACCGGGAGGCCAGGCTGAAGCAGTTGCGCCTGCTGGAGCGGATGAAGCGCTTCGGGCAGGCCTGGGAGATTGCCATCGCCTGGGACGCACAGGATCTGAGCGACGCCGAGAACCAGGGGCTGGCCCGCATCCTCCGGCGGCTGGCCCCAAAGGTTGGAGGCCCGGCGCCGGTAAGGACCGACTCGCCAACCCTCCGTGAAACGGTTCTCACCCTGCCAAGACCCGAGGCAGGTTCGGTGGAGCATGCCGTGCAGCAGCACCTGTCGCGGCCCGATGCACCCGCCTACTACGTGGAGAACACCCTGATCAACGGGCTGTTTGGCCTGCTGTGCTGGCAGACGATCTTCGCGCCGGTGCCCGGGGCCTTCTTCCATCCGTTCCATGTGGGCCCGGCGGACCTGACCCGGGAGGATTTCGTCAGCCGGCGGCGCCTCGCCCTCGAGCAGGCCTTCGGCTATCTGCAAGATGGCAGCTACCGGCAGCGTATCCTCGAAAATTACCGGGCCAAGTACGGCATCAGCAACCCGTTCGTGGTCTGGCCGGTGCTCACCGAAGACCTACTGGAGGTGGCGCTGGACTGCCTGCCGGCGGTCGACCTTGAGAAACTGTTCCGTCGCCTGCTGCGCAACATCCGCGAGCATCGCAGCGGCCTGCCCGACCTGATCCGCTTTTTCCCCAACCGCAACGATGGTCAGAAGCGCTACGAACTGATCGAGGTGAAAGGCCCGGGCGATCGGCTCCAGGATCATCAGATCCGTTGGCTGGAGTTCTTCTCGGTCGAAGGCATCCCCGCCAGTGTCTGCTATGTACGATGGCAGGACAGCGAGGCGCCGGAATGA
- a CDS encoding helicase C-terminal domain-containing protein, translating into MTLKVAVRTLCEFAARKGDLDFRYTPAPSAEEGIAGHQAIQSRRGYGYQSEYPLTGECLGLLLSGRADIYNSHRGRLEEIKTHRGDLSRIREHQRALHRAQLRAYGALLCRQENVKTLEMALIYYDTGRDKETPVVETASAEELWQELEVLCGEYKAWAEQEAHHREQRNALLSGLTFPFSAFRPRQRQLAETVYKNSVKSGVLLLEAPTGLGKTLGTLFPALMAMPTAEQDRLFYLTCRNTARQLAMDAVARLRSAQSARKWPLRTLELVSKDDACEHPDKACHGESCPLAKGFFDRLPDARAEAAQTEGTLDQHRLAKIAAGHDICPYFLAQEMARWSDVVIGDVNRLFDQSALLHGLIGQNNWKASVLVDEAHNLVDRGRGMYSVRLDQQRLLRIKKTAPKPLKSAIDRTARAWQSLIRDHQAGDETPVFLESLPAQLLGALQAMVSSLTDYLADHPPDLALQELLFESVAFMKLADTFGDHSLCELQRAGRGRASLSIQNLVPADFLRERFAAAHSVLLFSATLSPGPYYRDLLGLPEDARFTALPSPFSADQLQVQFTPGISTRQVHREASLPPIADLIARQFRERPGHYLAFFSSFRYARQVSEALARQAPDVPQRSQEPGMSARQRTEFLAGFREPEGTVAFAVLGGVFSEGIDLPGDQLIGAFVATLGLPPFDAWHEILKARLEQRFHSGYEYTYLIPGLQKVAQAAGRVIRTPEDRGVIWLIDDRFLQPGVNRLLPRWWFAAPEGPGLSGESSANG; encoded by the coding sequence ATGACGCTCAAGGTTGCCGTTCGGACATTGTGTGAGTTTGCCGCCCGAAAGGGCGATCTGGATTTCCGCTATACCCCGGCGCCGAGTGCCGAGGAGGGCATCGCCGGCCATCAGGCGATCCAGTCCCGGCGAGGTTACGGCTACCAAAGTGAGTACCCGCTGACCGGTGAATGCCTGGGCTTGCTGCTTTCCGGACGGGCCGATATCTACAATTCGCACCGCGGCCGACTGGAGGAAATCAAGACCCACCGGGGCGACCTCTCCCGGATCCGTGAGCACCAGCGGGCGCTCCACCGGGCCCAGCTTAGAGCCTACGGCGCGCTTCTGTGTCGACAGGAAAACGTCAAAACCCTGGAAATGGCGCTGATTTACTACGACACGGGTAGGGACAAGGAAACGCCAGTGGTGGAGACCGCCAGTGCCGAGGAGCTCTGGCAGGAACTGGAAGTTCTTTGTGGTGAATACAAGGCCTGGGCCGAACAGGAGGCGCATCACCGCGAGCAGCGGAATGCCCTGCTCTCAGGCCTTACCTTTCCCTTTTCCGCGTTCCGCCCCCGACAGCGCCAGCTGGCGGAGACGGTGTACAAGAACTCGGTAAAGTCTGGCGTCCTGTTGCTGGAAGCTCCCACTGGTCTGGGCAAGACCCTCGGGACCTTGTTTCCCGCGTTGATGGCGATGCCGACTGCGGAACAGGATCGGCTATTTTATCTCACCTGCCGCAACACCGCCCGGCAGCTCGCCATGGATGCGGTGGCCCGCTTGCGTTCGGCTCAAAGCGCCCGGAAATGGCCACTGCGAACCCTGGAACTGGTCTCCAAAGACGACGCCTGCGAACACCCGGACAAAGCCTGTCATGGCGAATCCTGCCCCCTGGCCAAAGGCTTTTTCGACCGGCTGCCCGATGCCCGGGCCGAAGCCGCTCAGACCGAAGGCACACTGGATCAGCACAGGTTGGCGAAGATCGCCGCCGGTCACGATATTTGCCCCTATTTTCTGGCTCAGGAAATGGCCCGTTGGAGCGATGTGGTGATCGGCGACGTGAACCGGCTGTTTGATCAATCCGCCCTGCTCCATGGATTGATTGGCCAGAACAACTGGAAGGCCAGTGTACTGGTGGACGAGGCCCACAATCTGGTGGACCGGGGGCGGGGTATGTACTCGGTTCGGCTGGATCAGCAGCGTTTGCTGAGGATCAAGAAGACAGCGCCGAAGCCTCTGAAATCCGCCATCGACCGCACAGCCCGCGCCTGGCAGAGCCTCATCCGCGATCACCAGGCCGGGGATGAAACCCCGGTGTTTCTGGAATCGCTGCCAGCCCAGTTGCTGGGCGCCCTGCAGGCGATGGTTTCCAGCCTTACCGATTACCTGGCCGACCATCCGCCGGACCTGGCGCTTCAGGAGCTGCTGTTCGAAAGCGTGGCTTTCATGAAACTGGCGGACACCTTCGGCGACCACTCCCTGTGCGAGCTCCAGCGGGCCGGCCGGGGCCGCGCCAGCCTGAGCATCCAGAACCTGGTGCCCGCCGATTTCCTGCGCGAACGGTTTGCCGCGGCGCACTCGGTACTGCTGTTCTCCGCGACTCTGAGCCCGGGCCCCTACTACCGGGACCTGCTAGGCCTGCCGGAGGATGCCCGCTTTACCGCCCTGCCCAGTCCATTCAGCGCCGACCAGCTTCAGGTGCAGTTCACGCCCGGAATCAGTACCCGCCAGGTTCACCGGGAGGCGTCGTTGCCACCGATCGCCGACCTGATTGCCCGCCAGTTCCGCGAGCGGCCCGGGCATTACCTGGCGTTTTTCAGCAGCTTCCGGTACGCCCGGCAGGTCAGTGAAGCACTGGCCCGGCAGGCGCCGGATGTGCCCCAGCGATCACAGGAGCCTGGCATGTCGGCCCGGCAACGGACGGAGTTTCTGGCCGGATTCCGGGAGCCGGAGGGCACCGTGGCGTTTGCGGTGCTGGGCGGGGTGTTCAGCGAGGGCATTGATCTGCCCGGTGACCAGTTGATCGGCGCCTTTGTGGCCACGCTCGGCCTGCCGCCTTTCGATGCCTGGCACGAGATCCTGAAAGCCCGCCTCGAGCAGCGCTTTCACTCGGGTTACGAGTACACCTATCTGATTCCGGGGTTGCAGAAAGTGGCCCAGGCGGCGGGCCGGGTTATCCGCACCCCGGAGGATCGGGGCGTGATCTGGCTGATTGATGACCGTTTCCTGCAGCCCGGAGTCAATCGGCTGCTGCCCCGGTGGTGGTTTGCGGCGCCTGAAGGCCCGGGGCTCTCGGGCGAGTCTTCAGCGAACGGTTGA
- the cra gene encoding catabolite repressor/activator, with product MTLAELARLAGVSRTTASYVLNGQGPARRIKAETIDKVLAVAQAHDFQVDTQAAALRGGASRTLGFILPDLENTSYARLAKLLEQGARARGYQLLIAGSDDNPDTEKELARSLKARRCDVLIVASALAPDDPFYPQLQKAGLPVVAVDRAQSPDQLLCVLSDNRAAAQELTRSVLAPDTARIAWLDAVPELAMTRDRRKGFLAAANEAGVSPLVESGPHYDRDSGATMMTRILQEHGLPDALVTASYTLLQGVLDVLLDLPDGLPQQLRLATFGDDRLLDFLPVSVNSLPQDHEAIARATLDQAMAALEPGTPCKTVTINRSLKTRPRAPGLQAPQTTTGAAAD from the coding sequence ATGACGCTTGCGGAACTGGCCCGACTGGCCGGCGTATCCAGAACCACCGCCAGTTACGTGCTCAACGGCCAGGGGCCGGCCCGGCGCATCAAGGCCGAAACCATCGACAAGGTGCTGGCGGTGGCCCAGGCCCACGATTTTCAGGTGGATACCCAGGCCGCAGCTCTCAGGGGTGGGGCCAGCCGCACCCTCGGCTTCATCCTGCCGGATCTGGAAAACACCAGTTACGCCCGACTGGCCAAGCTGCTGGAACAGGGCGCCCGCGCCCGGGGCTATCAATTACTGATTGCAGGCTCGGATGACAACCCCGACACCGAGAAGGAACTGGCAAGATCCCTGAAAGCAAGGCGGTGCGATGTGCTTATCGTGGCCAGCGCCCTGGCGCCAGACGATCCCTTCTACCCCCAGTTGCAGAAGGCCGGGTTACCGGTGGTGGCGGTGGATCGGGCCCAGTCACCCGACCAGCTGCTCTGCGTGCTCAGCGACAATCGCGCGGCCGCCCAGGAACTGACCCGCTCGGTACTTGCACCCGACACCGCCCGCATCGCCTGGCTGGACGCGGTGCCGGAACTGGCCATGACCCGCGACCGGCGAAAAGGCTTCCTGGCTGCGGCCAACGAGGCGGGTGTCAGCCCTCTGGTCGAAAGCGGTCCCCATTACGACCGGGATTCCGGGGCCACCATGATGACCCGGATTCTGCAGGAGCACGGGCTGCCAGACGCTCTGGTGACTGCTTCCTATACCCTGCTCCAGGGTGTGCTGGACGTGTTGCTGGACCTGCCGGACGGGCTCCCGCAGCAGTTGCGCCTCGCCACCTTCGGCGATGACCGGCTGCTGGATTTCCTGCCGGTTTCCGTCAACTCCCTGCCCCAGGACCACGAAGCCATCGCCCGGGCTACGCTCGATCAGGCCATGGCGGCGCTGGAGCCGGGAACCCCCTGCAAGACGGTCACCATCAACCGTTCGCTGAAGACTCGCCCGAGAGCCCCGGGCCTTCAGGCGCCGCAAACCACCACCGGGGCAGCAGCCGATTGA